The Streptomyces sp. NBC_00775 genome includes the window AGAACTCCGCGGACAAGCCCGTCACCCAGGTCTTCGCCACCTTCGACAAGGCTCCCTGGATGATCATGTGGGACCCGAAGAAGTATCCAAAGGTCAAAACGATCAAGGACCTTGGGAAGACGGACGCGACCGTGCGGTACTTCGACGGCGCGACCTGGATGGACTACCTCCTCGGCAAGGGCATCCTGCGCCGTGACCAGATCGACGGCAGCTACGACGGTTCGCCCGCGGCCTTCCTCGCGGCCGGCGGCAAGGACGCCCAACAGGGCTTCGCCACCGTGGAGCCGTATCTCTACGAGCACGACCTGAAGGAGTGGGACAAGCCGGTCGCCCACCAGTTGATCAATGACACCGGGTATCCGCTGTACGCCGTGGCGCTGTCCGTACGCAGCAAGGACGTGACCGCGCAGTCGAAGTGCCTGAAGAAGTTGATCCCCGTCGTGCAGCAGTCGACTGTTGACTACTTCGCCGATCCCGCCCCGGTGAACAAGCTGATCGTCAAGGCTGTCGATGCCTTCGACACCGGCTGGGTCTACACGAAGGGGCAGGCCGCCGACTCCGCGAAGCGGCAGCTCGCGGAGGGCATCGTCAGCAACGGCGACGACCGCACCATCGGCGACTTCGACCAGGCGCGGGTGCGGAAGATCCTCGACATCACGACCCCGATCCTGACCCGCAACGGCACCGCGCCGGCCGACGGTCTGAAGGCGCAGAACGTGGCCACCAACCAATTCCTGGACCCGTCCATCGGGCTTGCAGAGAGCAAGAAGGGGTGACGTGACGATGTCGGATCTCATGCTCGACTTCCGCGGCGTCGGGCTCACCTACCCCGGCGGTACCACGGCCCTGGAGTCCGTCGATCTCCAAGTGCGGCGCGGCGAGTTCGTCGCCGTGGTGGGACCGTCGGGCTGCGGCAAGTCGTCGCTGCTGCGGATCGCCTCCGGACTCGGGCGGGCCAGCGAGGGCGAGGCGATCGTCGACGCCAAGCGCCTCGGTTACGTATTCCAGGAGGCGACCCTGCTGCCCTGGCTGAGCGTGCTCGACAACGTGGCGCTCTTCCCCCGGCTCACGGGGGCCGGTAAGCCGGCCCGCAGGGAGCGGGCGCGCGCGGCCCTGGCGACGGTCGGTCTCGACGGGTTCGAGGACCATCTGCCGCACCAGCTCTCCGGCGGCATGCGGATGCGGGTCTCGCTGGCGCGCTCGCTGACCCTTGAACCCGACCTGTTCCTCTTCGACGAACCCTTCGGCGCGCTCGACGAGTTGACGCGGCAGCGCCTTGGCGAGGAGGTCCTTCGGCTGTTCGCCGAGATGCGGTTCGCCGGGGTGTTCGTCACCCACTCGGTCAGCGAGGCGCTCTATCTGTCGACCCGAGTGATCGTCATGTCAGGGCGTCCCGGCCGGGTGGTCGACACCGTCGACGTGCCGTTCGGGATCGAGCGGGATCCGGGCCTGCGGTTCACGGCCGAGTTCGGGGCGCTGTCGGAACGCATCAGCACCTCACTGCGGGAGGGGTACGCGGCATGAGGAAGTCTCAATCGGCAGCGGTGCGGCGGCAGTTGGGCAAAGCGGGGCCGCCGCTACTCGTCGCAGCCGGGATCGTCGGCGTCTGGTACCTCATCACGTACGTCGTACTCGACCCGGCCCGGCGTTTCCTGATGCCCGCGCCGCACACCGTGGTCACCGAGGCGTTCCTCGACGCCGATGTGCGCCGCGAGATAGGGGACGGGCTGTTGAGCACGGCGCAGGTGGCGTTCACCGGGCTCGCGGCGGCGGTCGTCATCGGCGTGCTGTGGGCGATCGCGATGAACCACGCCGGGTGGGTGGAGCGATCGCTGTTCCCGTACGCGGTGATGCTGCAGTGCATCCCAGTGCTCGCGCTCGTGCCGCTGATCGGCTTCTGGTTCGGCTTCGACTTCTTCGCGCGGGTCGTCGTCTGCGTACTGATCGCGCTGTTCCCGATGGTGTCCAACACGCTGTTCGGGCTGCGGTCGGTGGAGCGCGCGCAGCGCGAACTGTTCGCCCTGCAGGGGGCGTCGAGGTGGGTCGTGCTCACCCAGCTGAAACTGCGTGCGGCCCTGCCGGCGATCTTCGCGGGCGTACGGATCTCCGCGGGGCTCGCGGTGGTCGGCGCGATCGTGGCCGACTTCTTCTTCCGGCAGGGCGAGCCCGGGATCGGCGCCCTGATCAGCCGCTACCAGGCCCGCGCCCAGGCCCCGGAACTGTTCGCCTCGGTCCTCGTGGCGTCGCTGCTCGGGGTGGCGGTCTTCACCGGGTTCGGGCTGCTGACCCGGCGGTGCGTGGGGCGGTGGTACGACGCCACGCGGTGAAGGGTCACCCGGAAGGCCGCGTCCTCGTTGGCGGGGGCCGGCGCTCCGGATGGACTGCCCGACGCGCGTGTCTTTTCGCGCGACCGGCACGTTCATGAACGTTCAGGATGTGAGGTGGCCGAACACGCCGACCTCAACGCCCTGCTGATCGTTCAGCGGCTGCTCGGACACCTGCACGCCAGCTCCACGATGCGGTCTCTGCGCTACATCCGGCGGACGAACCTGCTGGTTGCGAGGGCGATCGCGGAGTGAAACGACCAGAACAAGACCTACGCCGACTACGCGAGCCGTCTGGCGGAACGGCAGGCGGTCTGATGCCCAGACGAGGAGAACGCAGGTCCCGCCAGGCGGCGAAGCCGCTTGAGCGGGGCGGGCAGGTGTCCCGGATCGAGACGCGTGAGCTGATCTACACCAATCCCAAGGGCACGGCCATGCGGCGCGTGATCCGCCCGGGGAACTATCGGTGCTCGCAGTTGGTCGCCCAGTTGGCGCACGCCTGGATTGCCCACCACCGGGCTACGGCCTTGA containing:
- a CDS encoding ABC transporter ATP-binding protein; this encodes MSDLMLDFRGVGLTYPGGTTALESVDLQVRRGEFVAVVGPSGCGKSSLLRIASGLGRASEGEAIVDAKRLGYVFQEATLLPWLSVLDNVALFPRLTGAGKPARRERARAALATVGLDGFEDHLPHQLSGGMRMRVSLARSLTLEPDLFLFDEPFGALDELTRQRLGEEVLRLFAEMRFAGVFVTHSVSEALYLSTRVIVMSGRPGRVVDTVDVPFGIERDPGLRFTAEFGALSERISTSLREGYAA
- a CDS encoding ABC transporter permease, whose translation is MRKSQSAAVRRQLGKAGPPLLVAAGIVGVWYLITYVVLDPARRFLMPAPHTVVTEAFLDADVRREIGDGLLSTAQVAFTGLAAAVVIGVLWAIAMNHAGWVERSLFPYAVMLQCIPVLALVPLIGFWFGFDFFARVVVCVLIALFPMVSNTLFGLRSVERAQRELFALQGASRWVVLTQLKLRAALPAIFAGVRISAGLAVVGAIVADFFFRQGEPGIGALISRYQARAQAPELFASVLVASLLGVAVFTGFGLLTRRCVGRWYDATR